One window from the genome of Cryptomeria japonica chromosome 6, Sugi_1.0, whole genome shotgun sequence encodes:
- the LOC131876603 gene encoding uncharacterized protein LOC131876603, whose translation MRWLDIRLIRSTLLNLMELNYGQAIMEILEYTKTVRDLCTHKQKKKMDPKIVQVIGQLVDLMLGNLTVPKYVDLASPMIKKEDNLFYSIYYIRKNFIGEEVNYMVTEKKFLVVVYAINKFHHYITRYKVFVHTDHFAIQFLMNKPVVTSREIRWLLFLQEFDITILDKSGRENVVADFLSRLQQQDELAPVDDTFLDENLFAISAKSPLFVDIENYLATCLFPSHFSPWEH comes from the exons ATGAGGTGGTTGGATATCCGCCTTATTCGGTCAACTCTATTGAATTTGATGGAGTTAAATTACGGTCAG GCTATTATGGAAATTCTAGAATACACAAAGACAGTTCGAGACTTGTGTACTCataaacaaaagaagaagatggaCCCAAAGATTGTTCAAGTTATCGGACAACTTGTCGATCTCATGCTTGGGAACCTAACAGTTCCTAAgtatgttgatctagcaagtcctATGATAAAG AAAGAGGATAACCTTTTCTATTCCATTTATTACATCAGAAAAAATTTCATTGGAGAAGAGGTAAACTACATGGTAACTGAAAAGAAGTTCTTAGTTGTTGTTTATGCAATCAACAAGTTTCATCATTATATCACTAGGTATAAAGTGTTTGTTCATACTGATCATTTTGCAATTCAATTTTTGATGAATAAGCCTGTTGTAACTAGTAGAGAAATTAGATGGTTACTTTTTCTTCAAGAATTTGACATTACTATACTTGATAAGTCTGGCCGTGAGAATGTGGTTGCAGATTTCTTGTCCAGGTTACAACAACAAGATGAACTAGCACCAGTTGATGATACTTTTCTTGATGAGAATCTTTTTGCCATTTCAGCAAAAAGCCCATTGTTTGTGGATATAGAAAATTACCTTGCTACATGCCTATTTCCATCGCATTTCTCTCCATGGGAACATTAG